The DNA segment ttaggggggcgatcgtcccccacctcaaaattagaggggggggggcacgacccccccccccgctgcctATGGGGGGACGTTACTTTTttggggcaatttttttttcgccccccccccctttgataacctttttttgtcaaaaattttggtgccccccctaaatttttttgactGCCGTAGATAATAATGctcccccctttggaaaatcctggacccTCCCTTGTCTAGATATAGATGTTTAAAGaattaataattttgaaagtcagagtgccctcgcccccccccatgctttaGTTATCATAGCATAAAACTTATGCCATGTCTAATCCTTATATCAGCGAGATGTCAGAGCATACTATCCGTCACCAAACGACTGCATTTGAGCcgtttatttcttcttttctcttctttttatttttgggttgttttttaatcattgtgtATTTGGATAAGCTCGGATCCGAGACTAACTGGGACGATGAACGTACTTTCGTTATTTGGGTAACAATAGGCCGAGGCGAGAAAGGACACGCCCACAATCCCTCGTTCAGTGCCGAGCTTTGTGCATGCGTGTCGACGAAATTTCAACTACAAATTTGTACACAAAAACTGTCACAATTCGGACCTAATTTAGCCTCAGATTAACAGATAATTAGATCTCTTTGATATACCAAAAGTCATTCACTTGGGGTTTTTGAGTATGCTGATTCAGGTGAGGTACTTTTCAATGCTTTTTAACATAGatttaaaaacttagattttccTTTTGGTAACCCTACTGaaagtttccattacacctattcatacaacttgactcttaatcttatttaaatttgattctttaaattatttttttcttaattaaaaatagagatcaaaaaatgaaaattttcttgccatattagtgattattactttccaccaatagagggcatacaaaaaaatatgcccaaaagtCAAGTTTTTtagtgctctggtgaatacgAAAATTATTcgcaagttactaatgaaaaatgaattgcaactgtatggaaatttgtaattttggtcacaaaagtgatattttaatgattttttaagtgtgtgctctgactctgtacaacattggcataccatagtctaTGGCATAgctagtcctacctgtagattccccacaggcagggttgtagcagtgaacaagtgctaAATACTAGTCtagcagtagaggcgctggtcagaaaattgggatcgtcccagtatacagggactgtctcagtttataaggatttcttcacacaagaaatctaggaaagttcattcaccaGTTGAGTACTGACACCAATCAAGagtgctagtcaatgtaaacatatcgggtttcataacaagattattggaagacggcAAGTCACAATAAATAAACGGTGAACctgggggaattgaggtcactgaatctatttttagcactctcaattcccctaattgctgtctttgtcccgtagggagaagtgaagaaaaaacgtccccataaacaaggacagtctccatttatcaagacataatttgtcttggtttataaggatatccttgttttctgggacaatcccaatttttggaccagcgcctctactgtcTCGTTAGTAGTGTCATGATTaagtatttagaaaaaaatgtctaaaacccttttcataaacctatcctccaattagccgactgggcgttgtggcgtgcgcctgtaatccaagctatggggaagttacaaattgatgcagaggttcgaggttcgagccctggtcacgtctttcggatggtgacgttaaaggtcggtcccagacgtaaataatcatatctgattgatacacgtctgacaaaactcaaatacacacacacacacacacgcctaagagtaatgcgaataattcaataaaaattgcgttcataaactccggaaataagccgcattatttttacgagcgcccgtcctgaaaaaggcggataatcgccatgacaactggacacgccccctccgatgcggttgtgttggaaaagggtgaccttgtgaccgcaccatggcaattatccgcattatttggaaatgcgttcataaactcaaaatcttatcccgatgccgctattatgcggataatagcagcatcagagtaatgcagataactcttgtcctccaattttacgaccaaattatgctgctattagccacctaattcattttaattgggtttatgaaaggggtataactttTTAATGTTATATTTGATCTTGATCTTTATCATCTTGATGTGCATGATGGGCAGGGTGACCAaagaccagatttcacaaaatgaaataatgggATAAtcgacccccccaaaaaaaaaaaaaatcaacgaagGCCACACAGTGTTGTTAGACTTGtgacaaaaatatgaagaattGGAAAGGAGGGTcaatgagagaaagaaaagacgaaagaaagatgaattgagaagaaagaaaatgaaggattcaaaaagaataaaagaaagttagaataaaggaaagatgaaagaaaagagaaaaaggtttccgtcattctttgaactGAATAtcaatatagaaagaaaggaagatgaatgaataaatgtgtgaaagacaaaggagataaagaaagaaaaaaagaggaaagaaagaatgaagtaaaacatgtttccttcattctttgaaagaaacaggaagggagaaaggaagggaaagaaaggataagggaaaagaattggaaggaaaaataaaataaaaaaatgaaggagagaatgaaaaaaaaataatggaagaagagaaagaatgaaaagaaaatggagagGAAACTAAAAAGAagcaaaaaagttttaaaaaagaaagaatgaaggaaataaaaaggaaatttaatgaAGAAGGCAGgcaagagaaagaaggaaagaaggataGGAAATGacgatagatggaacaaaagcAGGGAACAGTGCGTGCGCGTGTGACATTAAACTAATTTAGAGCCTTGCTATAgcctatatgtatatataaatggcTAATTAAACAGGTACGcatgatgacgtcatatgcTTGAATCATATATAGATCTACAGTGTAGATCCAAATGTACAAACAATTTTTGTTACTCTCGCGTCTCACGGGCGCATGTGCTCATTGCAAGTACATCCTGTACTTGTTTTgtcattttgaattaaaaaattgcaGTTGAATGGTTGTTGACGATGCGggcgcatcgtggtctagtggtcatGGGTTCtaatcctaaccatggcgtgttttccttcagcaagaaatttatccgcactgtgctgcactctacccaggtgagtTGAATGGGTaactggcaggattaattccttgcatgcactgagtgttggtgatggtagctcgagctacatgtaaagccggggtaataatagcagctgtttgtatcctcaggcaaaaggcgctttaaagatacagctattattatcattattaactgattctgttttttttctttttgtctcttTAAAAAGGATTTGTGATTAAAACCAGGAATAACAAAGAGGATAAACTCTGAATAACTGATTTCTCCTGGAGGAACAGCGACGATAATAAAGATGTCAAAGCGGAGAGCAGGAGTTGAACTCACCCATGATAACTGGGACCAAGACGAAGAAGTGGTTGAAGAAGTAAGTTATCTTTATTTGTCCCTTCTTGCATTTttagtttcatgaaatgacttgtcAAACGTTTTATCctacaagtcccattttatcctaCAGTTACCATCTTAGTAacacttctcagccaatcaaattctaggaaagttatcagatctgacaacttgtcagataaaaatataaatgaaatgctcccctgttCACCCTGCCAATAAATCGATTTTAGTAAAAGCAGAACAAAATTGGGAGAAATGCTGCTGaagttttaatgaaaatctgtcaatgaataagaaagttatggattttaaaatttgttttaatatgtGATGTCAAATGTTGGTTTATTGGTATTTGATCCAATGCCAATAGACCAGTtcatagttacttcatggacaattttggtcaaatgaccttttatttctttcatcatgataggcagatttcaaagcaagatattacgtaagcttgccttacatagcagggtGAAGAAATtcaatagaccaggtgactagaatagcacacaaatgaacacttaatgaaagCATTTGTTGCATCccttctttgaatgcatatcttagcatgttgcacaatgtacttagCAAACtgtgtgaaataccagtcgttcgtggaagtgttgttgttttttgtggatgtaaatgaaaacgacaattcaaaagaatatatgaataatcaagacatcaaagttggtgcttatctcattagattttaaagctccatgcgtagaatcttttgatcattcgcagaaaggaactacgaactggcttattcgtCCAAGTACCAGCTCATTCACTATATTTTGGTTTACCATGCTGAATATGTCAGCTTCCCTGTATATCATGCATTGCAATATAAATTCCCTAAATTCCAATTTCTAAATGGAACATgactgatatattttttttatagaactTTTTTAGTATGATCACGAGTTTGATCACACATCTACTGCCAAAATGAAATTActcattattttggagaaaTTGGCATTcccaggggtgtgagagttcagatatTTAGCTGTTACAAATTCTATGGTTCTATGGTGATATAAAAGTCTCACCAGAAAGAGTTTTAAGAGGATTACTACCAGACATAGCAACAGATGACAGAATAAGtttgtagttcctttctgcacatgaccaaaagattctacgcatgatcagaggaaggtcatttgtactaagtgatatggtggtttaaaatctaatgagataagcaccaatgatgtcttcattattcatatattctttttaattgtggttttcatttacatccacaaaaacaacaatgcgtctgcgaacgactggtatttcataGTTTGctaagtacattgtgcaacatgctatgatatgcattcaaagtaggaatgcaacaaataccttcataaagtgttcattggtgtgctattctcgTCACCtagtctattcaatttcttcttcCTGCTATGTAaccaagcttacgtaatatattgctttaaaatctgcctatcataatgaaagaaatgagaaggtcatttgaccaaaattgtccatgaagtaactacaaaCTGGTCTTTTCAAGATAACCTTGTTcattcataaatacatgtagtcagTTGATATTTATACTTCATTACAAGTTACCAAGTGAGAAACATGGATATTTAAAGAGCTTGGTGATTTATCCCCTGTCTAGCGGAAATTCTTGATAAGGTACATATTGCTtgacaaaactttcttttgaaattctaaaaaaaaaaaattgtcagctGTTTGTCATTCAATAAAAGACTCTGTACCAGGCCTTCTTTCTTTGGGGCATGGTAGCAAGGTATTCATTGAATTTGGATTACTACTCAGATTCAGATTTGCATGGATCAGTTGTTGCTATGCCGGGCAAGCTGTCAGGCTATCAAGAACattctttgtgaaaatagtATGCATAAGatttgaatacatgtaggttggGAAACTGGTCTTTTGTGTGACAGACATAGCTACAGTAGTTTTGTGTGGTGTGTTTTTAATTTAGATTCTAGACAGTACAAATGCTGAAATtccaaatatacatgtattgaataCAGGATTATAATAGCGAGTTCCATGTGTGGAAAGCTGCATGCATACATTACAGCATTTTGCTGTCAGATGTACGTGTGTGATGTAGTTAGTCTGCTGTACTCCGATATTCTGCATGTATTGGTTATTGTACTGGAGTGAAGTTGTAATGTCATACTTTGGTCTGTTACATGGTGCTGGGGTGATTCTGATCTAGATGTGTTCTGATTGTCCGGCGTAGTATTGGCCCATTGTGCAACGCAACTGCTATCCTTGACAAAAGCCAAGATGGGGGCGTGACTATCGACAAATTTTTCCTGCggtttcaaaaaattaattttgatcaaGCATTTTGTGAAGATGAGTCAGACTTTTATCATCATTTCTTCATTTGTGAAAAGTTGCAGAttgattattacatttttacCATCTGCCATTGGGAAAGGGTTTCCAGCCCTTGTTAATAACATGCAGTTCTTGCTCGGTGTGATTGATAAAAACAAGTGCCAAGCGTCTTTGAGGAGTTCAACCTCACGTTGGCGAATGATTTTTACATTCCAAATGCCTCCTGGTTGCACTCTAGTGGGAATTAAGATCTCAATAAGGTTGAAAAAAGCTGCCAGAGtagttataccttggtcacatttgctctacggcggctgtacggcgagtcgaaaacagccattaattttaattcaaaccacctatatgtagttggtacaaaaaatgttaaaatcgCCGTATGGCAAGGTATTAGACTTTGAAGCACTATTGTACAAAATACACCGATATTTACCGGTAATCAGAATTTTTACCTTGGATGCAATTTGTGATATCGAAAATGCAATCTAACTAATTTCACACAAAAATGTTcataactattaaaaaaaagaaggaaatcaCTAGCCAATTCACTCTGCTGACAAGTCTTGTTGCCATCATTATTTTTGAGATAGGCTGCAGAGCCCTTTGAAGATTACAGcagatcatgatgatgatgatgtgtatTGTGTGTTACTGTCAGTGAAGACTGTCTACAAGTGCACCTCCCCGTAATGTGCTATTGTCGCCCATGAGGTCAATACTGCTATGTTTTGACCTCATCGGTACTAGGAGTGCCTGGCAAGATGATACTTCCCCTCTTTCATAGAGATATGACAGCTCCCTCTTCAGTCAGCCTTTGAGAGAAGATTCCCATGTGattcatcgattttttttcttttgtttatagGCTGGTACGTTTGCTGTTGCGGATAATGAGACCTTATCGCGCCGACCGATGATCAAAGCTAAAAGGAGAGTCAAAGGGCAACAGCAGGTAATGTACAATTTGACCAGGGCcccgttgtacaaagagttacgattgatccgatcagtcGTAAcgatggaaatccatcagtgtcataatttttctacaggaaatttgcaaaatgtccttcaTAATCAAAGGAGATCactccaaattgtcaagaaatcaatgaatttttgGATATggattcatatctagaattttttttgagcaaacatgcatttcatatgttgattttgctggctttctatagttgcgattgattggatcaatcataactctttgtacaacgaGGCCCTGAGTTCCATATGTtcctccactaaaattgaaaaatatggagattaaaataatacatttactCCTGTATAATCGAGAACATTTATGAAGGGAGAGTGGAAATACATACCAatatatggctttattccgtcaatTTTTTAGCAGAATCAAGCCCGTGTAATTGTCCATAGACATCGGATTATGTAGCCAGTAAATGGTCTGAAAGCTTAGACTAGTCAAACTATTGgctcataaatcacaaaataaaactACTTTCGCTATCAGCTTTTTTTTGCTAGCATAGTGGAAAGGGATCTTGATTTCAGTTAACGAGGTGAGTTTGAGTCTCAACTATTGTAAgtaatggaaaaaaattgaagtgagAAAACCAGAAGTCTCAACATTCTTtggctttatttttttctggtggGGGTGTGTCTGGAACTCTTTCCCAATTTCTAAATTTTgtgaattgattttgaaataaagttaAACATTAATGCCACTTGTGGtataaatctcaaatgatttccTACAGAATCAATTAAAATGACCAACAGAATGGACCAAATGATTCTTGTAGCAAAAAAGTGTAATTGttgagaaattaaagaaaaacgaGCATGTTTATGGTATTCCATGGAGATATCGGGTACTTTACTAAGCAACAATAATACACTGCCCCatatgtgcttatctgtgtttgTGATCCCCTGTGAGATTGTGGTAACtcttcagcttagatttcatgattccACAAAGAAAGATATAAACCAGATCAAGATCGACCATAATGTGATGGCAAATGCCCTCGATTTTACAGGCTTCCCCATGAAATCTGTGCCTGCTGCAAAGTTGTTTTACATTAAAACTACAAAGGCAGAGCTTATGAAGTCCTTGTGTATGGTATTGGGCAGGATAAAAAACTGAAACAGAAAGCAAGTTTAAAGTTCATAaatcttttgttgattttttgctttgaatatggataataaatattgatattatgCTCAGTGCTTGGTGCAATGTTTTTAAATATATGCTCCATACTGATGAAAAGTGTTTCCTcttaatgatgatagtaataataataggcatttatttTGCGCCATCTATccagaaatattctattccgaggcacgttgttattattaccccggctttagctcgagctgcctttcagtgctcatgcattcaaggaattaatcctgccgggtacccattcacctcacctgggtcgagtgcagcacgatgtggataaatttcttgctgaaggaaattacaccatggctgggattcgaacccacgaccctctgtttcagagtcagaagacttatccacttaTCTCTTGTGATTCCCTTTGACCATAGGAAAAGGAAACAATCTTGCCACCAGCACAGACCCCATTCGCTGCATTCAAAGGATTCTCAGGGTTTGGTGCTTCCACGCAGAGCTCATCAACGCCATCCGCTTCGTTCGGCTCCAAACCCGCTTCATTCAGCTCCAAACCTGATTCATCCGCTTCGTTCGGCTCCAAACCCGCTTCATTCAGCTCCAAACCGGATTCATCCGCTTCGTTCGGCTCCAAACCCGCTTCATTCAGCTCCAAACCGGATTCATCCGCATCGTTCGGCTCCAACTCGCTTTCATTTGGCTCCAAACCGGTCTCTTCTGCTTCATTCGGCTCCAAACCGGATTCATCCGCTTCCACCGGTGAACCCCAAACAAAGAAAACTGTCACATTCGAGTCTGCACCCTCATCGGCATCCACGTTCAGTTTCAAAGCCAGCACGGACTCGCAACCATCCACAAACATGTTTACGTTAGGCAAAACAGACACGGACTCCAAAAGCTCGTCAAACGGGAGCGTTTTCTCTGCGAAGTCGGAGAACGGGAGCAAAGATGTGGATGCGTACGCCGATGAAATTACGGCGTTGAACCGTTCGGTTAGTGCGTGGATACAGAAGCACGTTGAGGGGAACCCTGTATGTGACTTGACACCGATTTTTGAGGATTATAAAAAGCACTTGGGCGAGATTGAAGAGAAGCAAgcaaagaggaaagaaagcaAAGGAGGGGAGCAGAAGGACACGAAAGTACAGTTTGGAATGGGTGCCGCCGAGCAAGAAAAGTCTTCCAGTACGACAGCAGCTGCATTTACAGGTATTGTAAGCTAAAATTTCCTCAATGTATACAGCTTTGAAGAAATGTCAGAAACTGAAGAGAGGCTTTAACTTAATTCTTGTTGTTTCCCACATTGTTGGATTCATTACACATTATTTTGTAGGAATCCGCTTGACCAGGTGAATACTTAGTCAGGTTTCTTGATTTTATTGAGGAAATTCACTTTAGTCAGGTCTAATATCAACAATGGAATATATGCTGTTCTTATCTCTTTGTAAGTGAAAGCATAACACCAGTCATTGAGAGGGGAATTTGAACCCATGGTGACACAAGTTTGCTCCAGGCCATCTGttcaaatagcatcatgtgaccaaatatATTTAAACTATGATgttgtgtgacgtcattatttcaGAAAACTGGATATATAGCTAAACTCTCGGGCGCACCGGCAAGCGAGCTCTCTCTCCCGGGCAAGTCCCTTAATGCGTTGGCGCAGGCACTAATGTGCTTTCCGCTAAGCGCGGTGGCTCTGAGAAAGGTAGGTAATTCAACGCAAGTAACCGGGCTTTGCAAgtatgatataaaacaaatatatcaggtgTTTCATTCAaaagcatagtgggaattattaatcctcggttggactggcaaaaccaacctcggataaataattccacaatactttctcaaagcctgatatatttgtttaatattcaCTGATAGTCTTTTTGAGCATTTCCTGTAGGCTCATATATAAAGAATGTTCAGTAAACTTAACAAATACTAATCCAAGTTTTATGTACCTGCTTGTCAGGCGAAaagttatgttttattttgggggGCTTTTTTCACAGCCAACTGCCTaaatattttgcattggatGAGCTTTAACAATGCAGTAAATGGTAATTTCCAGGGCTTTTAAAGCATTTCGCTGATGAAAACACCCAGAGTCCCTCAATAATTTTTTCTCTACACTTTGTTCTTTTTTCCAGGATTCAAGTTTGGTGGGAAACCGGCAGCAACGGAAAGTGAGAAGGCACCTTCAGCTCCGAAAACCGGCTTCAGTTTTGGCGATAAGTCCTCCTCGGAGACGAAAGGTTTAAGCTTCGGGACATCGTCTTCGTTGTCATCGTCCTCATCCATACTGGGATCGACTACGcccaaattttcttttggaaCTATGCCCAAACCAGCCTCCTCAAGCCAAGGTGAGAGTCGGCTTAAAAGCATTGGTCAACATCGatataacttttaaaaaaatcagggattcgtttcataaagacttcaaactattgtaactttaccagaattgtacttaaccatggcaaccttggattttgattggctgctgagccatgtTACCTTGGTACTTTCATTATGGCAAAATTTGGTAATAACTTATacaaaattattcccacattcaTTCAGTACATTTACTCCTTTACCTTTCCTTTTTAAGacgagaaagaaaaagaggaagaagaatcaGACGAGCCACCAAAGGTCGAAGTTAAAGTGATTGAGGAGAAGGATGCCCTCTATTCCACGAGGTAAGTCGGTTTGATTTCCATATTTTCTCAAAGtcaatggcctgtattctgaagttgggtttatcTTAAACTTGGGTTTAAAGTTGaggtttaaccctaaatctcccggggtattttgactCTTGTCATTCCGGGGGAAGGCATTATGGCCCCCTTTACCccccttaaccctaaatagactgggctattttgacgcctaaaaagactgggggggggc comes from the Lytechinus variegatus isolate NC3 chromosome 9, Lvar_3.0, whole genome shotgun sequence genome and includes:
- the LOC121421317 gene encoding nuclear pore complex protein Nup50-like, whose product is MSKRRAGVELTHDNWDQDEEVVEEAGTFAVADNETLSRRPMIKAKRRVKGQQQEKETILPPAQTPFAAFKGFSGFGASTQSSSTPSASFGSKPASFSSKPDSSASFGSKPASFSSKPDSSASFGSKPASFSSKPDSSASFGSNSLSFGSKPVSSASFGSKPDSSASTGEPQTKKTVTFESAPSSASTFSFKASTDSQPSTNMFTLGKTDTDSKSSSNGSVFSAKSENGSKDVDAYADEITALNRSVSAWIQKHVEGNPVCDLTPIFEDYKKHLGEIEEKQAKRKESKGGEQKDTKVQFGMGAAEQEKSSSTTAAAFTGFKFGGKPAATESEKAPSAPKTGFSFGDKSSSETKGLSFGTSSSLSSSSSILGSTTPKFSFGTMPKPASSSQDEKEKEEEESDEPPKVEVKVIEEKDALYSTRCKVFYKKGSEFKERGVGMLHVKAAGGTAQLLIRADTTLGNIILNIGVVSSMLSQVTKQGKNKNSIMLLSPLNPPAEKKCPKCNKNYLNPQESTACEEGCAPTPTPLLLRVKTEADADKLIEQLKKICEDK